Proteins from a single region of Pithys albifrons albifrons isolate INPA30051 chromosome 12, PitAlb_v1, whole genome shotgun sequence:
- the HSBP1 gene encoding heat shock factor-binding protein 1 encodes MAETDPKSVQDLTAVVQTLLQQMQDKFQTMSDQIIGRIDDMSCRIDDLEKNIADLMTQAGVEELEGDNKSPAPNKS; translated from the exons ATGGCCGAGACCGACCCCAAGAGCGTCCAGGACCTGACGGCAGTG GTGCAGACATTGCTCCAGCAAATGCAGGACAAATTCCAGACCATGTCTGACCAAATAATTGGAAGAA TCGATGACATGAGCTGTCGCATCGATGACCTGGAGAAGAACATCGCCGACCTCATGACACAGGCAGgggtggaggagctggagggggacAACAAGAGCCCAGCCCCCAACAAGAGCTAA